One segment of Pseudodesulfovibrio sp. 5S69 DNA contains the following:
- a CDS encoding glycosyltransferase produces the protein MQPNVIIPVLNKFFLTRDCLRSLRRHAPEQDMEVLVEDNGSADATAAGLDPLGAELFGDRFRAIHLAENRNFAPACNLGAREAGGRHRFFLNNDTVLPPGWYPPLLEALRGGCGAAGPLLMYPARGPLPLDRVRHLRVACQPKLHFCHL, from the coding sequence ATGCAGCCGAATGTCATTATTCCGGTTCTCAACAAATTTTTCCTGACGCGGGATTGCCTGCGTTCCCTGCGCAGGCATGCGCCCGAGCAGGACATGGAGGTCCTCGTGGAGGACAACGGCTCCGCCGACGCGACGGCCGCCGGGCTCGATCCCCTGGGCGCGGAGTTGTTCGGGGACCGTTTTCGGGCCATCCACCTGGCCGAAAACCGAAATTTCGCCCCGGCCTGCAACCTGGGCGCGCGCGAGGCCGGGGGCAGGCACCGCTTTTTCCTCAACAACGACACGGTGCTGCCGCCGGGCTGGTATCCGCCCCTGCTGGAGGCCCTCAGGGGAGGCTGCGGAGCGGCCGGGCCGCTGCTCATGTATCCGGCCCGCGGCCCGCTGCCCCTGGACCGCGTCCGGCACCTGAGGGTGGCCTGCCAGCCGAAACTGCACTTTTGCCACCTCTAG